The Parvularculales bacterium genomic sequence CCCCTGCCCCCATAAAGGACCGGCAAAACGCACCACAAAAAACACAAAGACTCCCAACTCCTTGCAAGCCTCCTCAAGCCCGTTGTTGACCTTCCGGTGTTTTCATGGATGATGGTTCACCGCTAACAAAACAGGGGAAAGGGTACACCATGCTGACAGGCCTCCGCGTTATTGAACTGGCCACCTATATCGCCGCACCCGCCGCCGCCGGAATGCTTGCCGACTGGGGAGCCGATGTCATCAAGGTCGAACCCCCGACAGGGTGCCCCATGCGGCTTATGTTCAGCAGTCTGCAAAATGATTTTTATCAGGGTAATCCTGTCTTCGGTCTGGATAACCGCGGCAAACGCGGCATTGTTCTGGATGTTTCCAAAGAAGACGGCATGGAAGCCCTCAAACGGCTGGTAAAAGACGCCGATGTTTTTATCACCAACCTGCGTCCGGACAGCATGAAAAGTCTGGCGGTTGAATATGACGATCTGAAAACCGTTAACCCCCGCCTTGTTTATGCAAGTCTTACGGGCTACGGCCTTCAGGGAGAGGAGAAAAACCGCGCCGGACTCGATATCGCCGCCTTTTATGCCCGCTCCGGATTTGGTCATCTGTCAACCATCAAAGGCGGTGAACCAGTGTTGATGCGCACCGCCGTCGGTGACCATATCACCGGCGTCGGGATGGTAGCGGGTATTATGGCGGCCCTTCTGGAGCGCGAAAAAACCGGGCGCGGTAAATTCGTAGAAGCCTCCCTTCTGCGCGCCGGTGTTTATGCGGCAGGTTCAGACATGTCTATTCAGCTTAAGTTTAATCGTGTCGGGTCTCTTAAGGCGCGGCATGACTCGGTTAATCCTCTGAGCAATTTCTTCAAGACCAAAGAAGGCTCATGGTTTGTTATCGTGCCACGTCAGGGAGAGAAAGACTGGCCGGCACTATGCCGCGCTATCGGCAAGCCGGAACTCATTGACGACGAGCGGTTTAACGGCAACCGGGCACGACGCAATAACGCCGCAGAACTGGTCGATATGCTGGACGCCGAATTTGCCGCTCATGATATGAACGAATGGAAACAAAAACTGGATGCGGAGGATATTGTCTGGGCTCCGATGCAAAGTCCGGCACAGGTGGCGGAAGACCCTCAGGCCATTGCGGCAGGCGCTTTTGTTGAAATGACCGATCAAAACAGTAATGAGACGTATCTCTCTCCGGCCCCACCGGTGCGGTTTCCTGAAGAAGGTGATACTCCCAAGAGAGGCGCACCGGAGCTGGGACAACATACCGAGCAGGTGCTGAAAGAAATCGGCTACGATAATAAGACCATAACCGAGCTTAAGACATCAGGCGCTCTGGGATAAACCGGTGAGCGATATCCCCGCAGGCCCCGCCAAAGACACAACAAATCCGGCATCCGAACCTCCCTGGCCTCACCCGGCCTATGCTTGGTATGTGGTCGTGGTTCTGGTGATTGCATATACGTTTTCTTTCATTGACCGGCAGATCTTAAGTCTGTTGGTAGGGCCAATGAAGCAAGACCTCGATATTAGTGACACCCAGATGAGTTTGTTACAGGGTTTTGCTTTTGCCCTGTTTTATACCATCATGGGGTTGCCCATCGGACGTATGGTGGACAGACGACACCGTATTCGCATTATTGCGGTGGGGATTTTCTTCTGGAGCCTCATGACGGCCTTGTGCGGCATAGCACGTCAGTATTGGCAATTATTTCTGTTTCGCATGGGCGTCGGTGTCGGGGAGGCCGCCCTATCACCTGCGGCCTATTCTCTTATTTCGGACTATTTCAAACCTCACCGCATTGGCGTTGCGCTGGGGGTTTACGGCATGGGGGTTTATATCGGCGCCGGACTGGCGCTGGTGATCGGCGGCCTTGTTATCCAGGGCGTTTCCGGGGGCGATGACATTATTCTACCTCTGGTGGGAGAAGTGCGGCCCTGGCAGTTAGTGTTTTTTATTGTGGGCTTTCCCGGATTTCTTGTTGCCTTGTGGGCGCTCACCCTCAAAGAGCCAGTGCGGCGGGGGCTGTCTCAATCTGCCATGCAAACGGCTACATCTATCAATGCAGCCGGCAAAATCCCTGCCGCCATTCCATTAAGAAAAGTGCTGGCTTATATGAACGCCAACCGGCTGGCGTTGTTTTGCCTGAGCATGTGCTATGCGCTGGTTGCCATGATGGCTTATGGGGTAGCGGCGTGGATACCGGAGTTTTTCATTCGAACTCATGGCTGGAGCGCCGGAGATGCGGGCATCGTCTATGGGCTTATCATTGTCGTTTTTGGAACGGCCGGTGTGGTATGCGGCGGATGGCTGGGTGATGTCTTAACGTCCCGCGGTATTCGCAGTGGCCGTATGTGGGTGATGACAGGGAGTGCCGTAGCCTCCATTCCCTTTGCCCTGTTTTATCCACTCGTAGAGAGCGATACGCTGGCTCTTATTATATTGATGCCCTCGACATTTTTTGCGACCTTTGTTACCGGCGCCGGACCTTCCGCCATTCCGGAAATTACGCCTAACCAGATGCGCGGTTTTGTTGCTGCCTTCATTATTTTTGTGGTCAATATTATTGGTCTGGGTATCGGCCCCACATCCATTGCCCTGATGACAGATTATTTTTTTCAGGACGAAGCCATGCTTAATTATTCTCTGGCCATTGTGCCGACTATTATCCTGACACTGGCGGCTATCATAGGGTTTATCGGTATAAAACCTTATGAACATAACCGCGACTATCTAAAGGCTTATCAAGTCAGGGAAAGCCAGTAACTAACGCCGGTCCGGCGGGCGGGCCTCATCAACAAGCCCCTCTATAGCCTTACCAAGAGACAGGCGAGTTTGGTCTTTGCACCCCAGACGCCGCATACTGACAGATTCTTTCTCCTGTTCCTGCTTTCCCACCACCATGATAGCCGGAACATGAGCCAAAGAGTGCTCCCGCACCTTGTAGTTGATTTTTTCGTTGCGGATATCAAGGGTCGCCCGCAAACCCGCATTCTCCAGTTCCGCCAAAACCTTACGGGCATAATCATCAACATCATTGGTAATCGAGGCTACCACCGCCTGAACCGGCGCCAGCCACAACGGAAAACGTCCTTCATATTGTTCAATCAAAATGCCGATAAAGCGCTCCATGGACCCCAAAATTGCGCGGTGTAGCATTACCGGCACATGGCGGTTGCTGTCTTCACCAACATAAGTGGCACCCAACAAGGTTGGCAGATTGAAGTCCACCTGCAAAGTGCCGCACTGCCACGAGCGGCCTATGGCATCGCGCAGATGAAACTCCAGCTTCGGACCATAAAAAGCCCCCTCACCCGGGTTCATTTCGTAGGGCAAACCTGATGCTTTGGTGGCCTCCTCAAGGGCCTGTTCGGCCCTGTCCCACACATCATCAGAGCCGGTGCGCACCTCAGGCCTGTCGGCAAACATGATGCGAATATCCTCAAAGCCCAGATCCCGGTATATCTCTTCAAGCAGGTGGCAAAAACTTTGAGTTTCGCTGTTAATCTGCTCCTCGGTGCAGAAAATATGGGCGTCATCCTGCACAAACCCCCGCACCCGCATGAGCCCATGGAGCGCACCGGAGGGCTCATTGCGCACACATGCGCCAAACTCCGACAGCCGCAAGGGTAAATCCCGATAACTCTTGAGACCCTGATTAAAAACCTGCACATGACCGGGGCAACTCATGGGTTTAACAGCCATGGTGCGGGCATGGTCAGATTCGCTAATAAACATGTTTTCGCGAAATTTTTCCCAGTGCCCCGATGTCTCCCAGAGCCTCCTGTCAACCAGCGTCGGCGTGTTAATTTCGTGATATCCGGCCCGAATGAGTTTGCGACTCATATACGCTTGTAGCGTCTTATACAGAGTCCAGCCTGAAGGATGCCAAAACGCCATGCCCGGTGCTTCTTCCTGAAAATGAAACAGTTCCATCTCCCGACCAATACGACGATGGTCACGACGCTCTGCCTCCTCCAACATAGTCAGATAATCTTTTAGCTGCTTTTCCGTAGCCCATGCCGTGCCATAGATACGTTGCAACATTTCATTGCGGGCATCTCCGCGCCAATAGGCCCCTGCGATGTGCGTCAACTTGAAGGCCTTGCCTAAATGCCCCGTGGAGGGCAAGTGGGGCCCACGGCATAAATCAAACCACTCCCCTTGCCGATAAACGCCTATTTCCTCCCCGGCCGGAATAGACTCTATAAGCTCCGCCTTATAAGCTTCGCCCATATCCTTAAAAATCCGCACCGCTTCATCCCTGTCCCAGACTTCCCGGACAAGAGGCGTGTTCCTGTCTACAATCTCACTCATGCGCGCTTCAATGAGAGGTAAATCCTCCGGCCTAAACCGCTCCTCACGGGCGAAGTCGTAATAGAATCCGTTCTCTATCACCGGACCGATGGTTACCTGCGTGTCGGGATACAACTCCTGCACAGCCTGCGCCATCACATGCGCGGCATCATGGCGCAATAGTTCTAAACCGTCCGGGGTGTCTGCAACGATAACCTCCAACGCGCAATCTTTGTCTATAACCGTGGCTAAATCTTTCATTACGCCATCCACCTTCAGCGCAATGGCACGCTTGGCCAGAGATTTTGCAATAGTACCCGCAAAAGCCAACCCATCCATAGGGCCATCAAGGCTTCGTTGTGCGCCATCCGGCAGTGATACCGTAATCATAACCTTACACCCTGTTCACTTCTTATAATTGCCACCATAACGCCATTCGCCATACCGCCAAGGTGCATAAAACGGCTGATGCTGCACAACATCCGGGACCGGATCAAAGCCGCTTCCTCCCCAAGGGTGACACCGGCACAACCGCGCCAATATAAGCCACCCTCCGCGCCACACACCATGACGCATGATGGCCGTGGCGGCATAGGCCGAACAACTCGGCCCGTAACGGCATCGTGGCGGAAGAAACGGTGATATGCCCCATTGATAGACTTTAATGAGGCCCAACATTAATAAACGAATTACCCTAATCATTATATATCTCGTTTGGTGCCTTGTTCAATCTGCTCAAGACATTCTTCTACAGCATCAAAGGTAAGCAGAGTAGAGGCGTGACGCGCCTTAAATTCGCGCACCGGCAATAAGATTTCAAGATCGCTCCAGCGCCCGGAAGGCGGAGGGCTGTCTTCTTTCAACATCCGGCGCATTTGGGCCGCCACTTCACGCAGTTCGGCTGAGGTGGCTCCTATCACTTTATGCGCCATGATAGATGATGATGCTTGCCCTAAAGCACAAGCCTTAACCTCATGAGCGAAATCCGTAACAACGCCCTGCTCCAGAGTAAGGTCTACCGTCACCCGGCTGCCACACAGGGGACTGGTCGCGGTTGCCGTAGCATCAGGAGCCGCCAGGCGCCCAATGCGGGGAATATCTGCCGCCAAAGACAAGATTTTCTGGTTGTAAATCTCGTTGAGCATGGGTTCAAACTCCGCCTTCCGTTATCTCAATGAGCACGATGCCAGCGCGAACCAGACGGGCCATCCTCAATAATAATTCCCCTTGCCTCTAACTGCCGGCGGATTTCATCGGCCTTAGCGAAATCTCCGGCCGTCCGTGCTTGTGACCGGGCGGCCACCAACTGATCTATTTCATCACCACCCCTATCATCCGCCTCATGGACGCCCTCGCCAAACCAGTTCTCCGGCTTGTCCTGCAAAAGCCCTAACAACTCTCCGGCACTCCGAAGCTGCGCCTGCATGTTTTGTCGGGCCGCCCCCTCAGCATCCTGACATGACCGCGCCAGCCCAAACAAAGCCGCCAACGCCTGCGGCGTGTTGAGATCATCCTGCAGCGCACCCATAAAACCGGAAGGAGGGTCAGCTCGTCCGCTTTTCTCCATACCCCGCAGGGCGCGATATAATCTGTCCAGTGACCGCCGGGACTGCTGAAGTAAATCATCGCTCCAGTCTAACGGCTGACGATAATGCCCCGATAACAAAGCATACCGCACAGCCTCTCCCGGGGCTTTTGCCAACAAATCCTGCACCAGAATGATATTACCCTCAGACTTAGACATTTTTTCACTTTGCATCGTCACCATACCATTGTGCATCCAATACCGGGCAAGAGGAGCACCTTCATGGGCGCACTGACTCTGGGCCAATTCATTTTCATGATGCGGAAACGCTAAATCAAGACCGCCGCCGTGAATGTCTATGGTCGGGCCAAGATGCCGGGCAATCATGGCGGAACATTCAATATGCCAACCCGGACGACCCCGCCCCCAAGGACTATCCCAGCCCGTTTCATCATCACCTGACGGCTTCCAGAGAACAAAGTCTGCCGCATCGCGCTTGTAAGGGGCTACCTCAACACGTGCCCCGTCAATCATCTGCTCCCGATTGCGCCCCGATAACGTACCATAAGCCTCATGTGACGGCACATGAAACAATACATGACTCTCAGCAACATAGGCATAAGCTTTGTGAACAAGATCAGCTATCATCTCTATAATCTCATCCATGCTTTGAGTGACAATTGGCTCTACATCCGGCGGCAATACTCCAAGAGATATCAGATTGTCGTGATATAATGCCGTATAGCGGGTGGTGATATCCGTAAACGGTTTGTTTTCTGCTTTGGCGGCCGCTAGAATCTTGTCTTCCACATCGGTAATGTTCCGCACATAGAGAACATCCGGATAAAGATGACGCAACAAACGCACCAACACGTCAAAGACTACCGCCGGACGCGCATTGCCAATATGAGGCGGCGCATAGACGGTCGGGCCGCATACATAAATCGTCACCTGCGCCGGATTAAGGGGCTTAAAGGCTTCTTTTTTTCGCCCTACCGTATTATGAATCCGTAATACCATTATGATGGTTAGCCCTTATGCCCGCCTTTTACTCCTGACTGCCCCGCAGTCCATAACAAAATTTCCACTCTTTTTGAGTAAACAAAGCACTAAATAAAGCCTGAATACCCATTTTAGCGCAAAACACGTTGCAGAATTGAAGCCTGATTAATCTCACACCACGAGAAAATTGTGTATATAGTCGGGCCTGATATGACAAATCAGCCAGAGTATGGCATAAACCGGAGATTAGAGCGAGGTCAACCGGAGAAAACTGCACACTATCGGATATTTTCTGAAAGGAGATGGGATAGCCCATGGACATTGTGACCCACCCCCAAAGTTTCAAAAACAAAGGCGCACTTCAGCAAAGACCCAGCCGGGAAGAGGCTGAACAGGCCGTCAGAACCCTTATCGCCTGGGCCGGAGATAATCCGGACCGCGAAGGCCTCGTTGATACGCCAGCCCGTGTCGTGCGCG encodes the following:
- the thrS gene encoding threonine--tRNA ligase, translating into MITVSLPDGAQRSLDGPMDGLAFAGTIAKSLAKRAIALKVDGVMKDLATVIDKDCALEVIVADTPDGLELLRHDAAHVMAQAVQELYPDTQVTIGPVIENGFYYDFAREERFRPEDLPLIEARMSEIVDRNTPLVREVWDRDEAVRIFKDMGEAYKAELIESIPAGEEIGVYRQGEWFDLCRGPHLPSTGHLGKAFKLTHIAGAYWRGDARNEMLQRIYGTAWATEKQLKDYLTMLEEAERRDHRRIGREMELFHFQEEAPGMAFWHPSGWTLYKTLQAYMSRKLIRAGYHEINTPTLVDRRLWETSGHWEKFRENMFISESDHARTMAVKPMSCPGHVQVFNQGLKSYRDLPLRLSEFGACVRNEPSGALHGLMRVRGFVQDDAHIFCTEEQINSETQSFCHLLEEIYRDLGFEDIRIMFADRPEVRTGSDDVWDRAEQALEEATKASGLPYEMNPGEGAFYGPKLEFHLRDAIGRSWQCGTLQVDFNLPTLLGATYVGEDSNRHVPVMLHRAILGSMERFIGILIEQYEGRFPLWLAPVQAVVASITNDVDDYARKVLAELENAGLRATLDIRNEKINYKVREHSLAHVPAIMVVGKQEQEKESVSMRRLGCKDQTRLSLGKAIEGLVDEARPPDRR
- a CDS encoding MFS transporter; this encodes MSDIPAGPAKDTTNPASEPPWPHPAYAWYVVVVLVIAYTFSFIDRQILSLLVGPMKQDLDISDTQMSLLQGFAFALFYTIMGLPIGRMVDRRHRIRIIAVGIFFWSLMTALCGIARQYWQLFLFRMGVGVGEAALSPAAYSLISDYFKPHRIGVALGVYGMGVYIGAGLALVIGGLVIQGVSGGDDIILPLVGEVRPWQLVFFIVGFPGFLVALWALTLKEPVRRGLSQSAMQTATSINAAGKIPAAIPLRKVLAYMNANRLALFCLSMCYALVAMMAYGVAAWIPEFFIRTHGWSAGDAGIVYGLIIVVFGTAGVVCGGWLGDVLTSRGIRSGRMWVMTGSAVASIPFALFYPLVESDTLALIILMPSTFFATFVTGAGPSAIPEITPNQMRGFVAAFIIFVVNIIGLGIGPTSIALMTDYFFQDEAMLNYSLAIVPTIILTLAAIIGFIGIKPYEHNRDYLKAYQVRESQ
- a CDS encoding CoA transferase produces the protein MLTGLRVIELATYIAAPAAAGMLADWGADVIKVEPPTGCPMRLMFSSLQNDFYQGNPVFGLDNRGKRGIVLDVSKEDGMEALKRLVKDADVFITNLRPDSMKSLAVEYDDLKTVNPRLVYASLTGYGLQGEEKNRAGLDIAAFYARSGFGHLSTIKGGEPVLMRTAVGDHITGVGMVAGIMAALLEREKTGRGKFVEASLLRAGVYAAGSDMSIQLKFNRVGSLKARHDSVNPLSNFFKTKEGSWFVIVPRQGEKDWPALCRAIGKPELIDDERFNGNRARRNNAAELVDMLDAEFAAHDMNEWKQKLDAEDIVWAPMQSPAQVAEDPQAIAAGAFVEMTDQNSNETYLSPAPPVRFPEEGDTPKRGAPELGQHTEQVLKEIGYDNKTITELKTSGALG
- the cysS gene encoding cysteine--tRNA ligase; the encoded protein is MVLRIHNTVGRKKEAFKPLNPAQVTIYVCGPTVYAPPHIGNARPAVVFDVLVRLLRHLYPDVLYVRNITDVEDKILAAAKAENKPFTDITTRYTALYHDNLISLGVLPPDVEPIVTQSMDEIIEMIADLVHKAYAYVAESHVLFHVPSHEAYGTLSGRNREQMIDGARVEVAPYKRDAADFVLWKPSGDDETGWDSPWGRGRPGWHIECSAMIARHLGPTIDIHGGGLDLAFPHHENELAQSQCAHEGAPLARYWMHNGMVTMQSEKMSKSEGNIILVQDLLAKAPGEAVRYALLSGHYRQPLDWSDDLLQQSRRSLDRLYRALRGMEKSGRADPPSGFMGALQDDLNTPQALAALFGLARSCQDAEGAARQNMQAQLRSAGELLGLLQDKPENWFGEGVHEADDRGGDEIDQLVAARSQARTAGDFAKADEIRRQLEARGIIIEDGPSGSRWHRAH
- the yidD gene encoding membrane protein insertion efficiency factor YidD — protein: MLGLIKVYQWGISPFLPPRCRYGPSCSAYAATAIMRHGVWRGGWLILARLCRCHPWGGSGFDPVPDVVQHQPFYAPWRYGEWRYGGNYKK
- a CDS encoding iron-sulfur cluster assembly scaffold protein, translated to MLNEIYNQKILSLAADIPRIGRLAAPDATATATSPLCGSRVTVDLTLEQGVVTDFAHEVKACALGQASSSIMAHKVIGATSAELREVAAQMRRMLKEDSPPPSGRWSDLEILLPVREFKARHASTLLTFDAVEECLEQIEQGTKRDI